In the genome of Longimicrobium sp., the window GCTTTTGGTGGACAAAGTAGACGAACCAGCATTAGTCTACTTCGTCCACTTGATCTGCACAAGTCCCGAGTTTGTGCGGTCGGTGGCACATGGGGGGCGGTCCTGTACGCTTGTAGACGGCGGTTCGGGTCAGGCTTAAAATGGGCCGGGAAAGATGATGCGCGGGCGCCGCGGCGCGGCCCCGCCGTCCACGTTCGCCAGCACGCAGCCAGGAGCGCCCGATGAAGCCAAACGCCGCCCGCCCCGGCGGGCACCCGCGCACCTCCGAGTTCACGGGCCCGCTGAGCATTCCCGGCGGCGAGGTGGCGGGCGCGGAGATCGTGCGCGAGCTGGGCGCCGAAGTGTCGCTTGCGGTGTGGCAGACGTTGCGCGGCGTGCTGATGTGGGCCGCCGAAACGCCCGAAGCGCGCCCCGCCCTCTTCGACGCCGAGGCCATGCGCGCGTGGGAGTGCGAGCTGCTGGTCGCCTCGTGGGAGCCGGAGCTGCGCTATCCCCTGGCCGTGCTGGTGGGTGAGCTGGCCGGCGATCCCACGCCGGAGCCCATCGCGCGCGCGTGCCTATGCGTCACCGACTGGGCGCTCACGCGCGAGGCGTGGTCCACGGCGCTGGCCTTTGCCGAGGCCGCCGCACTCGCCTGGCCCGAGCACCCGCGCTACGCGTGGACGGTCGGGCGGCTCCTGAGAACGCGCGGCCGCCTGCGAGAGGCAGAGCAGTGGATTCAGCGATGTGTGCGCGTGGCCGGCGCAACGGGGGACTGGGAAGCCCAGGTGCTAGGGCTGAACAGCTTGGGAAACCTCTTCTATGAATTCGGCAACTACCCTCGAGCAACACGCGCATTACGTGATGCGTTGCGAATCTCGCGCAAAAGCCGGCTGAGGGAGAGGGAAGGCGAAGTCCTTCACGATCTTTTCTCCGTCACGCTGTGGAGTGGCGATCTGGCGGAGGCGGAGAAACTCTCCACGGCAGCATTTGAGATCTATCGCGAAAGTGCGCACCATCGCCTTCCCGCACTGGTGCACGATGTAATGGTCCTCTGGCTTAGGCGAGGTGAGTACTCACG includes:
- a CDS encoding tetratricopeptide repeat protein — protein: MKPNAARPGGHPRTSEFTGPLSIPGGEVAGAEIVRELGAEVSLAVWQTLRGVLMWAAETPEARPALFDAEAMRAWECELLVASWEPELRYPLAVLVGELAGDPTPEPIARACLCVTDWALTREAWSTALAFAEAAALAWPEHPRYAWTVGRLLRTRGRLREAEQWIQRCVRVAGATGDWEAQVLGLNSLGNLFYEFGNYPRATRALRDALRISRKSRLREREGEVLHDLFSVTLWSGDLAEAEKLSTAAFEIYRESAHHRLPALVHDVMVLWLRRGEYSRALAVLMKLPVFFGDLPEEQVRVYASLARAAAECGDAGTFGDAWNAASALAVCSSVQSRAAPAMLEIGLGASALQEWTIAERALSQAIEFAGQSGERDVMVDAESALSLVRRRMQPQARAASRLNRPDKDPVTASFLDGLRSAAVMTAV